The following DNA comes from Leishmania mexicana MHOM/GT/2001/U1103 complete genome, chromosome 8.
ACAAGCGTGTCGACCATCTCCTTCGCGTCCTGCGGACCGCGAGAGCTACCCAGGATCGTGCCGCCGAAGCGGTGGATCTGGCGCACATCCGCACGGGACAGCTCTATGGCAGTCTTGCTGCCCTCCTTCGACAGACCCCAGTAGCCGTAACGGAAACCGACAACGCGTTTGACGCGGTAGGATATGATGCCGGTCAGCGTGATGGAGCGGATGACATCGTTCAGACCAGGACAGATGCCGCCGCAGGTCACGATACCGATGGAGGTCTCGGAAGGGTTGAAGTGGAGGTGCTTGCGGGCGGCAGCCAGCTCGCACACGAGCTTGTTGCACGACACCGGGTACTCAGCGTCCAGGTCCTCCTGTGGGCGGGGGTCGTACATGATGTGCTCCACCTTGTCGCGGTACTCCTCACGGAGAATGTGCTTCTTTGAGGGGTTCATGTACTTGCAGCCGGCCAGGCGCTCCACTGTCAGGTCAGCGGCGGTCACCTTGGACAGCGGTGCCTGGTACGACGGCATTATCTTGGTGTTGAGATGGTGGCGAGTCTCCATTTTGAAAGGCGCAACACGGATCGCTGCTGAAATAATGAACGTCTCTCGTGTTGAGTGAGCAGTACAGCACACGGGCCAGAGGAGGTTGGAGGGAGTGACGTGATGGTGCAGTGGTGGGTATGGGAAGCTGGAAACCGAACAGGGGGGAGAGCAAAGAAAGGGGGCGTTTGCGACAGAAAAACTGATGCGGCtatggcgacggcgaccgTCGCGAGAGGCAGTGAGggcggcggagaaggagagagaagggtgAGGTAAAGAGGTGGATCAGGGAATGGGCGAGGTTGATAGCGCCATGTGGCGCGCGAGCACGAAGCCAGGGGTTTTGTTTGGGCGCACACGACGAGTTCCAGTGCAGAGGGCGACGAGGTTGAAGGATGAAGGGGATCAGGGGAAAGGTGAGAGAGAAATACATAAGGTATCCGTAAATGCACGTCTTCAGACAGGACCTCACCGtcacagcgagagagagagacacagatCCTTCCACATTCCTTTAAACACCTGCAAGGGCAGCCGCGCGAGCGTCGAGATAGCCGTCTtgctccccaccccaccctccttcACTTGGGTGCCAGTGTGTATCAAAGATGGCCAACCGCAGCGACAAGACAATGAGCAGACACCGTCGACAAGAtagcgcaagagagagacgcaaaGGAATGGCGTTTTCATCTGCTCCGTGTTCATTCGTCCATAGAGCTTGAGTCCACTCGATCTATCGGCCTATCGCAGGGCCCccatccgcgtcgtgcgaagcagcgctagACACGCGCGTgttacagcaatgcgccgacccagtcatctcagcacggcccctgcctcaaaCGCTACCCACCCGCCCGTCCCcccaggtcgcctcacagcagcTCCCACGACGCCGGGTCCCCACATgctgcatccccctcggCGTGGCTCCGGtccccacaccagcaggcagcgtgagggccgggtggcATGCGTTCGCGTCACGCCGACGCTCGGCCCTTCACGGGTATGGTACAAGCGTGCTCACCGTCCCAGctcgctccgacgcagcacCACTCAGGGCCCGACCGCCGATATCAGCTGCTACGAATCGCTCTGGCCTCCCTCCGGCTTACGTGCGCTGACCATGTCACCACCACATGTGGTTCCGCATTGGCACGAAATAGGAGGGGAAGGGCTTCTGGGCTTCTCCCACACAGAGTGTGGGAGTGCTGGGCCCTGAGGATGCGACGCGCCGAGGAGTCCTCCCCCGTCCGCGGGGATGGCGAGGTACTCACACAAcgccaaagaaaaaaagaaggcgtAAATGTATAGTGGCGATCGCCGTTGTGCAACTTTCGTTTTCCTGCACCCAGTGTTGAGTCGACATCTCCGCAACACAaagagtgagggaggggaccgGGGGAAAGCtgagaaagggagagaggtggcggcaggCAGGAGAGAGCATAACACCAACACGCACAAGAGCAATGAAAAAAACGAGAGAGGCACGGAGACCAACAGGCAGAAGAAGTGCGCTCACGCACAGacgggcagagagggaggtgcgaacagaagacggcgacgacagtAACACCGAAAATACACAAACAGgacgaagcagcagcgagcacaTCAACACAAAGGCGAATCCGTAAGAAACAACAACGCGAGCATACcagagaagaaagaaaaggcgaTGGCCTTAacgacacacagacacatacatacaGTCTCTCAGATAATATACGCTACAGCATTCAGAGGCATCACAACACGATCGAGCAAAACCAGCTTGCCTCTTCCATCTCGCTTGCTCCTCTATCAGTAGAACCGCTTCACAGGTGCGAACGTAAATCCTTCGTTGCGCTCTTTTtatatgtgtgcgcgcgccctCTTTAGAgactctctccctccagcGCGgtgcacaggcacacacacataaaatCAAAAACGGGAGTGACTGCAGGTCCATGCACATtcacccacccatccacacacccacacacacaggaggaAAGAAacgggagaggaagagcgagCGCCAACCAAGCAGACGCTCAGTCAGAAATAACGCCAGTGATCCATGCACATACCATACACGAcgggcgcacacacgcgcaaatCTGTACATACCTACACGCACCGGCGCATACGGTGTGCAAGAGCTCCGCGCCGAGTGCAGACCTCTTCTGGGGGGTTGCATCGCGTTTTTCTTCTGTCTCCTTGACTGTCCTATCGGGAGACAAGAGAAGACGGTGCACGTCGCGAATCAGTGGCCGAGCGGACGgccatcagcagcagtggaaagcgaagaggggaaagagagacgcagcGAAGGACGAGCATGACAATATCGAAAAGAACGGATAAGAACGGAGGAGGTCGACAGCGCGCCAGACATCGTTGAAGAAGtggggaaaaaagaagaaaccCCCCAGAAAAACGAAGTGCGCAAAGTCGCCATCGGCCAGTGAGCTCGCGAAGGTAAACTCACGAAACGCAACGCAACAAGGGGCAAGGAAATAATGGAGAGAGCCGGAAGCGACAGGGCGACGAAGGCAGGAAACAGCACAACCAAGAGCAGCACAAAGTCTCGACAAAGAGCAAGGAAACGGTATGGGGCAGCGCGTTTTCGGAGGTGGGGTACAAGGACGAAGGCCATACATGCGGTGCAACGGCATTGATGCCCGTTCATTCCACCTGGTTTGAGTGCCGCATACctttttgtttgttgttcGAAGTCATCCGTCAGGAGCcccgcacctcctctccctgtCGATCCTATGCCGCAgtggaaagggaggggagcggagtgagtggagggggagaagacaCGGAGCGCGACGCGTGgcgaagggcggcggcacgaCGAGGGCGGGCAAGCGAGGTAGTAGGACATCACCAGAGGACGACAGGAGAGGGGACCGTCAACACCCCATAGTCCTCCACTCCTCAGCCCACCACCTCTggcctctcccttctccttcttggGCTCTCCCTCatccgtcttcctcctcctgcacacTTTCACTCCCCTGCTGTGCATCATGccccccctacacacacacgcagacacacaggagaGCTCCATGGCCCCCTAACTCCGTTGCGGTTTAACCCTCCTGGCCAAAGTCCGCGGTGAACTTGATGTGCCGCTCAATATCCTCGTCATTCACGGAAGGTTTGCTGGTGCGCAGTGCCTTGATGAAGTCCTCCTTGGTCACTGGCATCGGCATGAGCAGCTCCGGCTCCGTGATCTCCACAGCCGACATCGGGAACGCGTCCGGGTCACCAGGCGAGCACGGCACCAAGCGGTTGTTCACCATGCGTGTGGGGTCGTGCGGGTCAGGGCCGACAACGCGCTTGAAGTGTGTCGCCACCTGCAGCGTGCGGATGCACTCCATCAGAGCATTGCGCACAACGTTCTCGATATCGCTACCCGAGTACATCTCTGTTCGCCTCCCTAGCTCCAGCCAGTCCTCGTCGACGAGCGTGTTGGGGGTGTCGCCCAAGTGGATCTTGAACATCTGCACGCGTGCCGGGAACTCCGGAAGCGGTATGTAAATACGGCGCTCAAACCGACGCCGGATGGCGCTATCAAGCGACCATGGGATGTTGGTGGCAGCTAGTACGAGCACACCTTCGTCGTCGTAACCCACACCCTGCATCTGCACAAGAAACTCTGTCTTGACACGCCGCGAAGCGTCGTTCTCGCTGTCGGAGCGCGCGGAGACGAGAGAGTCGATCTCATCCACAAAGATGATGGACGGCTTCCCGTCTGTCTTGTACGCCTCGCGGGCCATCTCGAAGAGACTGCGCACGAGCTTCTCCGAGTCACCGAGCCAGCGGGAGAGCAGATCGGAGCTACTGACGCTAAGAAAGGTGCCGTCCGCCTCGGTGGCCACCGCCTTGGCAAGGTAGGACTTACCCGTGCCAGGGGGGCCGTAGAGCAGGATGCCGCGCCACGGCTTGCGCTTGCCAGTGAAGAGCTGCGGGAACTTCGTTGGCAAGATGACGGACTCCTTCAGGgcctgcttcgccgcctcgAGGCCCGCTATCTGGTCCCAGCGCACGTTGGGCTTCACCTTGACGATGGCGCTACCGAGGCTGCTCCGCATGCGCTGCTtgtcctcgtcatcctcctTGGCTTTCTTGCTGGCAGACGCGGTCTTTTGCGCTGTGGCTCCGGAGCCGCCCtgggcggcgccgtctccgTCCTTGGAACGGTCGAGGAACTCCTTGATCTTCTCGGCGCGGGCAATGATGTCAGACACCTTGCTTCGCATGTACTCCCGCTTTGTGGGGTTCTTGTTCTCGTACTTGATGGCCGTCAGGAACACGTCGATCGTCTCCATGTACCACCGGTACGCCTGCTCGTATTCCTTGTTCTCATCCAGCGTTGCGGCCTTCTTGAAGAGCTCGACGGCCTTGGCCGTGAAGTCGACGGACATGACGACGAGTGCGGAAAAGAAAGGGGTTGGTGGAGTGTATGAGTGAATGGTGAAGGAGGGGATGAAGGATGTGGGTGGAGGTCGGATGATGGGGAGGGTACGGCAAcaaagaggagagaaggaagcAAAAAGAAAATTGAAAGAACGAGAAGCAGAGCAGAGGAGCAAAAGAAATt
Coding sequences within:
- a CDS encoding vacuolar protein sorting-associated protein 4, with product MSVDFTAKAVELFKKAATLDENKEYEQAYRWYMETIDVFLTAIKYENKNPTKREYMRSKVSDIIARAEKIKEFLDRSKDGDGAAQGGSGATAQKTASASKKAKEDDEDKQRMRSSLGSAIVKVKPNVRWDQIAGLEAAKQALKESVILPTKFPQLFTGKRKPWRGILLYGPPGTGKSYLAKAVATEADGTFLSVSSSDLLSRWLGDSEKLVRSLFEMAREAYKTDGKPSIIFVDEIDSLVSARSDSENDASRRVKTEFLVQMQGVGYDDEGVLVLAATNIPWSLDSAIRRRFERRIYIPLPEFPARVQMFKIHLGDTPNTLVDEDWLELGRRTEMYSGSDIENVVRNALMECIRTLQVATHFKRVVGPDPHDPTRMVNNRLVPCSPGDPDAFPMSAVEITEPELLMPMPVTKEDFIKALRTSKPSVNDEDIERHIKFTADFGQEG